A genomic stretch from Marinifilum sp. JC120 includes:
- a CDS encoding FAD:protein FMN transferase encodes MENAVSRSFVKSFGSKAASLAHPLGAAMKLADTLRIGDRRRKFSATRFLMGTQVTVVALHLSKDAAQCAVALAFNEIERLSAIFDRHQSGTPVSHLNETGKLSDVAPELREVMEKAQGFYRCSSGAFDATVLPVLEMLRDNRDSKGRLLLSQSDLDDAMALVGSDCLKVSETEISFSKSSMAVTLDGIGRGYIVDRASDILAANGVENNLIIAGGDIRARGERSPGQPWIVAIEDPSGRGSYPAVIKLRDSAVATSGGCKGYFDAALSSPRHGHQGASLSVVASTVMEADALSTSAFVMNPKDALSFINAQKKSECLISGSPGVKMSSSNWDALVRI; translated from the coding sequence ATGGAAAATGCGGTTAGTCGTTCCTTCGTTAAATCCTTCGGTTCAAAGGCGGCCTCTCTTGCCCATCCTCTGGGTGCGGCAATGAAATTGGCGGATACCCTGCGAATCGGTGACAGGCGGCGCAAGTTCAGTGCGACCCGCTTCCTTATGGGAACGCAGGTCACTGTCGTTGCTCTGCATCTGTCCAAAGATGCGGCTCAGTGTGCTGTGGCTTTGGCTTTTAACGAGATTGAACGTCTTTCCGCAATCTTTGACCGGCATCAGTCCGGCACCCCGGTTTCCCATCTCAATGAAACCGGAAAGCTGAGTGATGTGGCACCCGAACTGCGTGAAGTAATGGAAAAGGCTCAAGGTTTTTACCGTTGTTCAAGCGGAGCATTCGATGCCACGGTTCTGCCTGTTCTGGAAATGCTCCGGGATAACCGGGACTCCAAGGGCAGGTTGCTCCTGAGTCAAAGTGATCTTGATGATGCAATGGCTCTGGTTGGATCTGACTGCCTGAAAGTATCAGAAACAGAAATAAGCTTTAGCAAAAGCTCTATGGCTGTTACTCTTGATGGTATCGGCAGGGGCTACATTGTAGACAGGGCTTCAGATATTCTGGCGGCAAACGGTGTGGAGAATAACTTGATCATTGCAGGCGGGGATATCCGCGCCCGTGGTGAGCGTTCTCCGGGCCAGCCGTGGATTGTTGCCATTGAGGACCCTTCCGGAAGGGGGAGCTATCCTGCGGTTATCAAACTTAGGGATTCTGCTGTAGCCACTTCCGGTGGCTGTAAAGGCTATTTTGATGCCGCGCTTTCTTCACCGCGTCATGGTCATCAGGGTGCCAGTCTTTCGGTAGTAGCTTCCACGGTGATGGAGGCTGATGCGCTTTCTACCTCGGCATTTGTAATGAATCCGAAAGATGCACTTAGTTTTATCAATGCGCAGAAAAAAAGTGAATGCCTGATCTCCGGTTCACCCGGTGTAAAGATGAGTTCCAGTAACTGGGACGCTCTGGTCAGGATTTAA
- a CDS encoding isoprenylcysteine carboxylmethyltransferase family protein — translation MKFYPLPPLLFFFSVFMIIMASIADLTPISRPDYIAWTGWFLVVAGMTFSYSGSILFNKLRTNISTFKDPDKLVISGPFKISRNPMYVGMVAAMLGTTLVAATYVGMAFLILFIMIVATVYIPFEEGRMIAVFGEEYEEYCLKVRRWL, via the coding sequence ATGAAATTTTATCCACTACCCCCCCTTCTGTTTTTCTTTAGCGTCTTTATGATCATCATGGCCTCTATTGCTGACCTCACTCCCATCAGCAGACCGGATTATATTGCTTGGACAGGATGGTTCCTAGTCGTGGCGGGAATGACTTTCAGCTATTCGGGATCAATTTTGTTCAATAAATTAAGGACAAACATCAGCACTTTCAAAGATCCGGACAAACTGGTGATCAGCGGGCCATTTAAGATCAGCCGTAACCCCATGTACGTGGGAATGGTCGCGGCCATGCTGGGTACCACCCTAGTAGCCGCAACCTATGTAGGGATGGCATTTCTAATACTTTTCATTATGATTGTGGCAACGGTCTACATCCCCTTTGAGGAAGGCCGTATGATCGCTGTTTTCGGCGAAGAATATGAGGAGTATTGTTTAAAAGTAAGACGTTGGTTGTAA
- a CDS encoding MarR family transcriptional regulator, producing the protein MKYADGEMLHGFFKALFGAWKSVEEVEEAIHLESGLSKAQKINLAHLISSGPMTVSDLAFARGVSRQSVQVGITAMVEQGHVQLVDNPRHKKAKLVEVTDHGRDLYEMSERAENEIIEKAFPGFDAAEVRTATRLLKDVRDKLETLNKK; encoded by the coding sequence ATGAAATACGCAGACGGTGAAATGCTTCATGGTTTTTTTAAAGCTCTGTTCGGGGCTTGGAAATCAGTAGAGGAAGTGGAAGAGGCCATCCACCTTGAAAGTGGGTTGAGCAAGGCGCAGAAAATAAATCTTGCTCATCTTATTTCGTCAGGACCAATGACCGTATCGGATCTTGCTTTTGCCCGTGGGGTATCTCGGCAGTCGGTTCAAGTGGGGATAACCGCTATGGTTGAGCAGGGACATGTTCAGCTTGTTGATAATCCCCGGCATAAGAAGGCGAAACTGGTAGAGGTGACTGATCATGGCCGGGATTTGTATGAAATGTCAGAGAGAGCTGAAAATGAAATTATCGAAAAGGCATTTCCGGGATTTGATGCGGCTGAGGTGCGCACGGCAACGCGGCTTCTGAAAGATGTGCGGGATAAGCTGGAAACGTTGAATAAGAAGTAG